In Fluviispira sanaruensis, a genomic segment contains:
- a CDS encoding amino acid ABC transporter ATP-binding protein — MIEFKGVHKWFKKLHVLNNIDLLVKKGEVVVVCGPSGSGKSTLIRTVNALEPISDGILTVDGVKVSDPKTDINKLRTEVGFVFQQFNLYPHLNVLDNVTLAPRKVKNIPKKQAEDFAMELLTKVGMENKKNSHPSQLSGGQQQRVAIARGLAMQPKIMLFDEPTSALDPEMIGEVLKVMKDLAVGDITMMVVTHEMGFAREVADRVIFIDQGSIVEEAPPEDFFNHPKSDRAQKFLKQVLTPMQFE; from the coding sequence ATGATCGAGTTTAAAGGTGTTCACAAATGGTTTAAAAAACTCCACGTCTTAAACAACATCGATCTTCTTGTAAAAAAAGGAGAAGTTGTTGTGGTCTGTGGTCCGTCTGGTTCTGGAAAATCGACTCTCATTCGTACAGTGAATGCACTAGAGCCAATTAGTGATGGAATCCTTACTGTTGATGGAGTCAAAGTTTCAGATCCAAAAACAGATATCAACAAGCTTCGTACCGAAGTTGGTTTTGTTTTTCAACAGTTTAATCTTTATCCACACTTAAATGTACTTGACAATGTTACCTTAGCGCCGCGTAAAGTTAAAAATATTCCAAAAAAACAAGCTGAAGACTTTGCAATGGAACTTTTAACAAAAGTTGGGATGGAAAATAAAAAAAATTCTCACCCCTCACAACTTTCAGGAGGTCAACAGCAACGCGTAGCAATTGCAAGAGGACTTGCCATGCAACCTAAAATCATGTTGTTTGATGAACCAACATCAGCACTTGACCCTGAAATGATTGGTGAAGTCTTAAAAGTAATGAAGGATTTAGCTGTGGGTGACATCACTATGATGGTCGTGACTCATGAAATGGGTTTTGCCCGTGAAGTTGCTGATCGCGTTATTTTTATTGATCAAGGGAGCATAGTTGAAGAAGCTCCACCTGAAGATTTTTTCAATCATCCAAAGTCAGATCGCGCACAAAAATTCTTGAAACAAGTTCTTACCCCCATGCAGTTCGAATGA
- a CDS encoding aminotransferase class I/II-fold pyridoxal phosphate-dependent enzyme → MKNTELNSWLLTLKPFALTKNEDIIEKLTAQGIEVFDFTLGDPKEPTPEFIKQALIKGVADVSQYPQNPGSPTLRRACATWAKKRLNVELDFQTEIISSNGSKEAVFHIPQVLLNSSSSRRIVIFPEPGYPVYKAGTQLAGGIPYENPLKIEKNYVFDPQEIPTELLSQVAAVWLCYPHNPTGAVIKRNEMQKIYEWALKYDIMLLSDECYMDMYYEGKEVPISFLEIAKDNQFKNVLAFFSLSKRSGMTGYRSGFVAGQADFIAQFAKYRLNVGLGTPDFVQSAAIAAWGDTEHVYERNRIFAEKRKWVDAFLHKNKIKVLPSNATFYVWGEIPEIYQSGRDFIHTLMSTTGIMATPGEAFGNSCERNFRLALVPTVDKIKQCLEIWQKKIDSGEFKM, encoded by the coding sequence ATGAAAAATACTGAATTAAACTCCTGGTTACTTACACTTAAACCATTTGCTTTGACAAAAAATGAAGACATTATTGAAAAGCTTACCGCTCAGGGGATTGAGGTTTTCGATTTCACATTAGGGGATCCAAAAGAACCCACCCCTGAATTTATTAAGCAGGCGCTTATAAAGGGTGTCGCTGATGTCAGTCAATACCCGCAAAATCCTGGCTCACCTACATTGCGCAGAGCTTGTGCCACATGGGCTAAAAAGCGGCTCAACGTTGAATTAGACTTTCAAACAGAGATCATATCTTCAAATGGTAGCAAAGAAGCTGTTTTTCATATTCCTCAAGTGCTGCTAAATTCTTCATCTTCCAGAAGAATTGTTATATTTCCCGAACCTGGTTATCCTGTTTACAAAGCTGGAACTCAGTTAGCAGGAGGCATTCCGTATGAAAACCCTTTGAAGATCGAAAAAAATTATGTCTTCGATCCTCAAGAAATTCCAACTGAACTACTCTCTCAAGTGGCAGCCGTTTGGTTGTGTTACCCTCACAACCCCACGGGGGCAGTCATAAAGCGCAATGAAATGCAAAAGATATACGAATGGGCTCTCAAATATGACATCATGCTTCTCTCCGATGAATGCTATATGGATATGTATTATGAAGGTAAAGAGGTGCCAATTTCGTTTTTAGAAATAGCCAAAGACAATCAATTCAAAAATGTTCTTGCCTTTTTCTCATTGAGCAAACGCAGTGGTATGACAGGATATCGTTCCGGATTTGTTGCAGGACAGGCTGATTTCATTGCTCAATTTGCAAAATATCGCCTCAATGTAGGTCTTGGTACTCCCGATTTTGTCCAATCGGCAGCTATTGCTGCGTGGGGAGACACAGAGCATGTTTATGAAAGAAACCGAATATTTGCTGAAAAAAGAAAATGGGTCGATGCCTTTTTGCATAAAAATAAGATCAAAGTGCTTCCCAGTAATGCCACTTTTTATGTTTGGGGAGAAATACCCGAAATTTATCAATCGGGACGTGATTTCATTCATACACTTATGAGCACTACAGGAATAATGGCGACACCTGGGGAAGCATTTGGTAACTCATGTGAACGGAATTTCCGCTTAGCACTTGTTCCGACAGTCGACAAAATTAAACAATGTTTAGAAATTTGGCAGAAAAAAATCGATTCCGGAGAGTTTAAGATGTGA
- a CDS encoding ABC transporter substrate-binding protein, with protein sequence MKMNRRFFLLALSSLAFLNFTNSAQADVAEIKKKGTIVIGVKDSLYPFGFVDEKSRKLKGYDIDFGNEIAKKLGVKVELKAVTSANRIPLLTEQNVDLLICTMTITPERAKEIDFSYPYFISKQKFIVKKGSVKDLKDLDNKKIGTTKGSTSEKNAAAALPNAKIISYDDYPQAFLAMQQDKVFAITTDESILAGILSRSTKKKEFELSSFDISKEPYGIGVNKKNPELLKVVNTTLLEMEKNGKAKEAFSNWFGPKSQVPLVRDFKIAP encoded by the coding sequence ATGAAAATGAACAGAAGGTTTTTTTTACTTGCACTTTCTTCTCTCGCATTTCTTAACTTTACAAATTCAGCGCAAGCAGATGTTGCGGAGATTAAGAAAAAAGGAACAATAGTAATTGGTGTTAAAGATTCATTGTACCCGTTTGGCTTTGTCGATGAAAAGTCTCGCAAGCTCAAAGGCTATGATATTGATTTCGGTAACGAAATTGCCAAAAAACTCGGTGTAAAAGTAGAACTCAAAGCTGTTACTTCTGCCAATCGCATACCTTTATTAACTGAACAAAATGTAGATTTATTAATCTGCACAATGACAATCACCCCAGAAAGAGCAAAAGAAATTGATTTCAGTTATCCATATTTTATTTCTAAGCAAAAGTTTATTGTTAAAAAAGGATCTGTAAAAGATTTAAAGGATTTAGATAATAAAAAAATCGGTACCACTAAGGGATCAACTTCTGAAAAAAATGCGGCAGCAGCGCTGCCAAATGCAAAAATAATTTCATATGATGATTATCCTCAAGCATTTTTAGCAATGCAGCAAGATAAAGTCTTTGCCATCACAACAGATGAATCTATCCTTGCAGGAATATTATCGAGATCAACCAAAAAGAAAGAATTTGAATTATCTTCTTTCGATATTTCGAAAGAGCCATATGGGATAGGCGTGAATAAAAAGAATCCTGAATTACTTAAAGTAGTAAATACCACTCTGCTGGAAATGGAAAAAAATGGCAAAGCTAAAGAAGCTTTTAGCAATTGGTTTGGCCCAAAATCACAAGTGCCTCTCGTACGTGATTTTAAAATTGCACCTTAA
- a CDS encoding amino acid ABC transporter permease: MSATQFDLSVVLQGKYAEWLLEGLKTTIELSSISCVLAFFLGLNIAIMRMSGFSPVRWFAQCYLEFFRNTPLIVQLFFWYFGSYQILPKPVNAFLNNYNFEFVAAVIALTFYTSAFIAEDIRSGITAIPKEQMEASRSSGFSYIRSMHYIILPQAVRHTIPPLINQFLNLTKNSSMAMVIGVGELTYQARQIESQAFKSFEAFFAATFIYVCISFFITILVTWYDRKVLNPLGKGTH; encoded by the coding sequence ATGTCTGCAACTCAATTTGACCTTTCCGTTGTTCTGCAAGGTAAATATGCAGAATGGTTATTGGAAGGTTTAAAAACAACCATTGAGCTTTCGAGTATATCATGTGTATTGGCATTTTTTTTGGGTCTTAATATTGCCATTATGAGAATGTCAGGTTTTTCTCCTGTGCGTTGGTTTGCGCAGTGTTACCTTGAGTTTTTTAGAAACACTCCACTCATAGTCCAACTTTTCTTTTGGTACTTCGGCTCATATCAAATACTCCCAAAACCTGTGAACGCTTTTTTGAACAATTATAATTTTGAATTTGTTGCTGCAGTGATAGCTTTGACATTTTATACATCGGCTTTTATTGCTGAAGATATTCGCTCTGGCATCACTGCCATTCCAAAAGAGCAGATGGAAGCGTCACGCAGCAGTGGTTTTTCATACATACGTTCCATGCATTATATTATTTTGCCGCAAGCAGTGCGTCATACGATCCCCCCCCTCATCAATCAATTTCTGAACTTAACAAAAAACTCATCCATGGCCATGGTGATTGGGGTCGGTGAACTCACTTATCAGGCTCGCCAGATTGAAAGTCAGGCATTTAAAAGTTTCGAAGCATTCTTTGCCGCCACTTTTATTTATGTTTGTATTTCATTTTTTATAACAATTCTTGTGACTTGGTATGATAGAAAAGTTCTTAATCCACTCGGAAAAGGAACACATTAA
- a CDS encoding amino acid ABC transporter permease translates to MDNLFDFSVISNNFLQLLIGRYPHGPLGGLALTLILAFISVILSIFGGLILGLLCISRNKLISLPVTAVVNTVRAMPLLMVIFWMFFILPSLSGGKVPENTTVICALSIFTSCYISQIVVAGIASIPKGQSEASMSTGLTYWQSMRYIILPQGLRNMIPSFVNQFVSLIKDTSLGYIVGVSEITQVAMQINNRTQIYSAEIFIFLAFIYFIICFAFTSLSRWLESSLSWRKSI, encoded by the coding sequence ATGGATAATCTTTTTGATTTCTCAGTTATTTCTAACAACTTTTTACAACTCTTAATCGGGCGTTATCCCCACGGCCCCTTAGGCGGTCTTGCTCTCACACTTATTTTAGCTTTTATTTCAGTGATTCTATCCATTTTTGGCGGCCTTATTCTTGGATTACTTTGTATCTCAAGAAATAAATTGATAAGTTTACCAGTTACAGCCGTTGTGAACACTGTTCGTGCCATGCCTCTTTTAATGGTGATCTTTTGGATGTTTTTTATTCTTCCCTCCCTCTCAGGAGGGAAAGTTCCTGAAAATACCACTGTGATCTGTGCTCTCAGTATTTTCACCTCCTGTTATATTTCACAAATCGTTGTGGCCGGGATAGCGAGTATCCCAAAAGGGCAGTCGGAAGCCTCCATGTCGACAGGACTGACCTACTGGCAAAGTATGCGTTACATCATATTGCCCCAAGGTTTGCGCAATATGATCCCATCATTCGTGAATCAATTCGTTTCATTGATTAAAGATACCTCACTTGGGTACATTGTTGGTGTGTCGGAAATCACGCAAGTTGCCATGCAAATAAACAACCGCACGCAAATATACTCTGCAGAAATATTTATATTTTTAGCCTTTATTTATTTTATTATTTGCTTTGCATTTACAAGTTTAAGCCGATGGTTGGAGAGCAGCTTATCTTGGCGGAAGTCAATCTAA
- a CDS encoding tetratricopeptide repeat protein, whose product MFKYLSLNHLLKLKYLFILFIITYHFMGFAQKWPSLFDNEDFIPLNAADLKKNKNITPYDFKKMEEADVRKKIFDSFYFIADFSSSIKAEEPRNWFDSHKNPAQSLIVGFPPTIKRPTVKIHFPVYNLTKLAYFKADDKYTSKLNMCQEFWLQNRLQNAYDCFFFLQMELATDKVSIESIIRINVNILHGFFLIFLSSNDETNLHIWNANTVPPSEREYTDGDHYSIARNLFSYITTRLDDTIYFPKNKEDVIDPIYKSIFDSPTYFKLLAKISGEKVTVSLLPEPVEPLAWIRTVMPVVYADAMAMNQGWLIWQRAFTSAGKMEEFIKKFNYPSPDISSPLVVAKNVTAKTEIFMAPKNNTDLLATIDLFRAVAMVSSKDPTKAIEYIASGISRKCHPDLVSLLFTLSGDIYFDLDILRWARRSYSWSELYNKDFIEKAPASIFFGAESAYWQGQYDIAKRGYERFIKSVGDPEFGPWARLRIAEIAELNKNMDLARTIYEVILKNFDRHPASQDAQVRLFCMYEKKLTRNVKKVEYKKVLDKIKDGRDVLKKQAKACLLNSDLVDMTEKSKEEKKKTVVEKAKEQKDRIDIYRNEFPDSEFLILFSQRLKELELAEGTLLAEKNECIKLIDYYNKNRKKLLALEKNNHEYVSGLKWDDLDKTKLLRCSAFLADLKIWKEMRKTNIGHDGNAMHEIFYSLTTHPSVEKAIEGYQMLKSTSADWGKKVKFYEGSAFEMTERKDFWELLTLQKLLKYEFVSSVSVKTIINSVISRDLLSRPDKIFETQVFCNWMLRMKDQFNDEEWDTIATAKTTEQWINLIFNEKEQKSHLCDATFAKTLLAVSITRPTLLRDKSIFLPYLEKKGVANGSEEWLRYVQRLERVRSAQDVEVQGIYQKIAKEAKDKFAKESAQAWIYKNIEKEVDKLLW is encoded by the coding sequence GTGTTCAAATATTTAAGTCTGAATCATTTATTAAAATTAAAATATTTATTCATTTTATTTATTATAACATATCATTTCATGGGATTTGCCCAGAAATGGCCTAGTCTTTTCGATAACGAAGATTTCATTCCATTAAATGCAGCAGATTTGAAAAAAAATAAAAATATAACTCCGTATGATTTTAAAAAAATGGAAGAAGCCGATGTACGGAAAAAAATATTCGATTCATTTTATTTTATTGCTGATTTTTCAAGTAGTATTAAAGCTGAAGAACCAAGAAATTGGTTTGATTCGCATAAAAATCCTGCTCAATCGCTGATTGTTGGATTTCCGCCCACTATAAAAAGACCCACTGTAAAAATTCATTTTCCAGTTTATAATTTAACTAAATTGGCATATTTTAAAGCCGATGATAAATATACTTCAAAATTGAATATGTGCCAAGAATTTTGGCTACAAAATCGTTTGCAAAATGCTTATGATTGTTTTTTCTTTTTGCAAATGGAACTGGCAACAGATAAAGTTTCGATTGAATCGATTATACGTATAAATGTAAATATCTTGCATGGTTTTTTTCTCATATTTTTATCATCAAATGACGAAACAAATCTTCATATATGGAATGCAAACACAGTTCCTCCATCGGAAAGAGAATACACCGATGGAGATCATTATTCCATTGCACGTAATTTATTTTCTTATATAACAACACGATTAGACGATACAATTTACTTTCCAAAAAACAAAGAAGATGTGATTGATCCAATCTATAAAAGTATTTTTGATTCTCCAACTTATTTTAAACTTTTGGCAAAAATTTCTGGAGAAAAGGTAACAGTTTCTTTATTGCCTGAACCCGTGGAGCCGCTTGCTTGGATCCGAACTGTTATGCCGGTTGTTTATGCCGATGCAATGGCCATGAATCAAGGTTGGTTAATATGGCAAAGAGCCTTCACTTCCGCTGGAAAAATGGAAGAATTTATTAAAAAATTTAATTATCCCTCCCCTGATATATCATCCCCTCTCGTGGTGGCAAAAAATGTGACAGCGAAAACAGAAATCTTTATGGCTCCTAAGAATAATACCGATCTTTTAGCAACGATCGATTTATTCAGAGCAGTTGCAATGGTTTCTTCTAAAGATCCTACAAAAGCTATCGAATATATTGCCAGTGGTATTTCTAGAAAATGTCACCCTGATCTTGTTTCGTTATTGTTTACGTTATCAGGAGATATTTATTTTGATTTAGATATATTGAGATGGGCAAGAAGATCCTATTCTTGGTCTGAACTTTATAATAAAGATTTTATTGAAAAAGCTCCAGCTTCAATATTTTTTGGTGCAGAAAGTGCGTATTGGCAAGGTCAATATGATATAGCAAAAAGAGGATATGAGCGGTTTATCAAATCCGTCGGTGATCCTGAATTTGGACCTTGGGCACGTTTGAGAATTGCAGAAATTGCTGAATTAAATAAAAATATGGATTTAGCAAGAACTATTTATGAAGTTATTTTAAAAAATTTTGATCGACATCCCGCTTCTCAAGATGCGCAGGTGAGACTTTTTTGTATGTATGAAAAGAAACTTACGCGCAATGTTAAAAAAGTAGAGTACAAAAAAGTTTTAGACAAAATAAAAGATGGTAGAGATGTCTTAAAAAAACAGGCGAAAGCTTGTTTATTAAATTCAGATTTAGTTGATATGACGGAAAAGTCGAAGGAGGAAAAGAAAAAAACTGTGGTAGAAAAGGCCAAGGAACAGAAAGATAGAATAGATATCTATCGAAATGAATTTCCAGATAGTGAATTTTTAATTCTTTTCTCTCAACGTTTAAAAGAGCTTGAACTCGCAGAAGGTACACTTCTGGCAGAAAAAAACGAGTGTATAAAACTTATTGATTATTATAATAAAAATAGAAAAAAACTCCTCGCTTTAGAAAAAAATAATCACGAATATGTCTCTGGTTTAAAATGGGATGATCTGGATAAAACAAAATTGTTACGTTGTAGCGCATTTTTAGCAGATTTAAAAATATGGAAAGAAATGCGCAAGACAAATATTGGTCATGATGGAAATGCAATGCATGAAATATTTTACAGTTTAACCACCCATCCTTCGGTTGAAAAAGCAATTGAAGGATACCAAATGCTCAAATCTACCAGTGCGGATTGGGGTAAAAAAGTGAAGTTTTATGAAGGATCCGCCTTTGAAATGACGGAAAGAAAGGATTTTTGGGAACTTTTAACGTTACAAAAATTATTAAAATATGAATTTGTCTCGTCTGTTTCGGTAAAAACTATTATTAATTCTGTTATTTCACGTGATTTATTGAGTCGACCCGATAAAATATTTGAGACTCAAGTTTTTTGCAATTGGATGTTGAGAATGAAAGATCAGTTCAACGATGAGGAATGGGACACTATTGCAACAGCTAAGACTACGGAACAATGGATTAATCTAATTTTTAATGAAAAAGAGCAAAAAAGTCATTTGTGTGACGCAACCTTTGCCAAAACACTTTTAGCCGTCTCCATCACGCGCCCAACACTTTTACGAGATAAATCAATCTTTTTACCTTATCTCGAAAAAAAAGGGGTTGCGAATGGATCGGAAGAGTGGTTGCGCTATGTACAGCGCTTAGAAAGGGTGCGAAGTGCTCAAGATGTTGAAGTTCAAGGAATTTATCAGAAAATTGCCAAAGAGGCAAAGGATAAATTTGCTAAAGAATCCGCTCAAGCATGGATTTATAAGAATATCGAGAAAGAAGTCGATAAATTACTATGGTAG
- a CDS encoding DEAD/DEAH box helicase family protein — protein sequence MLEIFFDKGTLIAEQCIGEFNKYFKFFKWDERIQKYRACAYHYRELILSLREKKISYIDHAKNFFPCSFILHEKIIPRDYQVEALENWIQCGSRGVVTLPTGAGKTILAILAIERIGRPTLIHVPTIDLMHQWYQVLTRFFKIEIGLLGGGYHNLQTITVATYDSALLHVPFRGNDFGFIIFDECHHLPGEQLQFTAISSIAPFRLGLTATPERSDGKENILYNICGPICYQAEIRQLEGVTLSPYEIVTKEIALSEEEKILYDENRAKYLEFVRANNIQFSQSNGWQQFLRIAHKTPTGKEAFQAYLKQKKLSQASSNKAHIVWEILSKHRSDRILIFTQDNETAYNLGTRFFLPVITHHTKVKEREHFLTAFKSGEYNILVTSKVLNEGVDVPDANVAIIVSGSGTVREHVQRLGRILRAKEGKRAILYELISEGTGEYFVNQRRKQHSAYEKRTTPL from the coding sequence TTGTTAGAAATTTTTTTTGACAAAGGAACTCTGATTGCTGAACAATGCATTGGTGAATTTAACAAATATTTTAAATTTTTCAAGTGGGACGAACGCATTCAGAAGTATCGAGCATGCGCATATCACTACCGTGAGTTGATCTTATCATTGCGGGAGAAGAAGATCTCATATATCGACCATGCGAAAAATTTTTTTCCGTGTTCATTTATTTTGCACGAAAAGATTATACCACGAGATTATCAAGTCGAAGCTTTGGAAAATTGGATTCAATGCGGTTCTCGTGGAGTTGTTACTTTACCAACCGGAGCAGGGAAAACTATTTTAGCGATTTTAGCAATCGAAAGAATTGGCAGACCAACGTTAATTCATGTTCCTACAATCGACCTTATGCATCAATGGTACCAAGTTTTAACTCGTTTTTTTAAAATTGAAATCGGATTATTAGGAGGGGGTTATCACAATTTGCAAACCATAACCGTAGCCACTTATGATTCTGCTCTGTTGCATGTTCCTTTTAGGGGAAATGATTTTGGTTTTATCATATTCGACGAATGTCATCATTTACCTGGTGAGCAATTGCAGTTCACGGCTATTAGCTCAATCGCTCCTTTTCGTCTCGGTTTGACTGCAACTCCTGAGCGCTCCGATGGCAAAGAAAATATTTTGTATAATATCTGTGGTCCCATCTGCTACCAAGCAGAAATTCGTCAACTTGAAGGTGTTACGTTATCTCCATATGAAATTGTTACTAAAGAAATTGCTTTATCAGAAGAAGAAAAAATTCTTTATGACGAAAACAGAGCAAAATATTTAGAGTTTGTACGAGCGAACAATATTCAATTTTCCCAAAGCAATGGTTGGCAGCAGTTTTTAAGAATCGCCCATAAAACCCCCACTGGAAAAGAGGCTTTTCAAGCGTATTTAAAGCAGAAAAAACTATCACAAGCATCATCTAATAAAGCGCACATAGTTTGGGAAATACTCAGTAAACATAGAAGCGATAGAATATTAATATTCACTCAAGATAATGAAACAGCTTATAATTTAGGAACAAGATTTTTCTTACCTGTCATCACTCATCATACCAAAGTGAAAGAAAGAGAGCATTTTTTAACTGCATTTAAAAGTGGCGAATATAATATTCTTGTGACTTCCAAAGTTCTCAATGAAGGAGTTGATGTGCCAGATGCAAATGTTGCAATTATTGTGTCAGGCAGCGGCACTGTTAGAGAGCATGTACAAAGGCTTGGAAGAATATTACGGGCAAAAGAGGGGAAAAGAGCAATTCTTTATGAATTGATTTCCGAAGGCACCGGAGAATATTTTGTCAATCAAAGAAGGAAACAGCACAGTGCTTACGAAAAAAGAACTACTCCGTTATAA
- a CDS encoding DUF790 family protein: MSIKEGNSTVLTKKELLRYKKSKGKIIPQFIDVNDILLNEYAEDLINIFLNAVDKKRKEIEDEISHLNTAYDLPVELQKGFTKLLFDKLEFKSTLGDETSVLRNKIFQKSSDYFNSKKPLDLDEYLESIAHEMQLPISDIKTQLYSDLPEFHVAVNFKAMAVREFLNFYNLSLIQGLLFYSAGIQIKIPIKEQAKLEIRYLLKQMRFFQLVANIQIVKDYYEIILDGPLSLFVHTQKYGLNLASFFPSLVLLTEWDLFAFIELSQSEWSKGELKLSHKNNLVSHYKNFSAFVPEEFKLFSDLFTKKNTEWNISLYLDEIFFDGLYYYFPDYEFKKCDRKVYIELFHPWHKKALIQRIHSLEKNNQSNLMLGVVKSLLKDKEIQVCVEQSQYFTDFGFIFREMPTVSQVSDLLKRFE; encoded by the coding sequence TTGTCAATCAAAGAAGGAAACAGCACAGTGCTTACGAAAAAAGAACTACTCCGTTATAAGAAAAGTAAAGGTAAAATTATACCTCAATTTATCGATGTTAATGATATTTTGTTAAATGAATATGCTGAGGATCTTATAAATATTTTTCTAAACGCTGTCGATAAAAAAAGAAAAGAAATTGAAGATGAAATTTCGCATTTAAACACAGCATATGATCTCCCAGTTGAATTGCAAAAAGGTTTTACAAAACTTTTATTTGATAAGCTTGAATTTAAATCCACGCTTGGAGATGAAACTTCTGTATTAAGAAATAAAATATTTCAAAAATCCAGTGACTATTTTAATTCAAAAAAACCTCTGGATTTGGACGAATACTTAGAAAGTATTGCCCATGAAATGCAACTTCCTATCTCTGATATTAAAACTCAATTATACTCTGATCTCCCAGAATTTCATGTAGCGGTTAATTTCAAAGCAATGGCTGTAAGGGAGTTTTTAAATTTTTATAATTTGTCTCTCATACAAGGTTTATTATTTTACAGTGCAGGTATTCAAATTAAAATTCCAATTAAAGAACAAGCTAAATTAGAAATTAGATACTTATTAAAACAAATGCGATTTTTTCAACTGGTTGCTAATATCCAGATTGTAAAAGACTATTATGAAATTATTTTAGATGGACCTCTATCACTTTTTGTCCACACACAAAAATATGGCCTCAATTTAGCCTCTTTTTTTCCTTCTCTCGTTCTTCTAACAGAATGGGATTTATTTGCATTTATAGAATTAAGTCAATCTGAGTGGAGTAAAGGTGAACTAAAATTATCACATAAAAATAATTTAGTATCCCATTATAAAAATTTTAGTGCATTTGTTCCAGAAGAGTTTAAATTATTTTCCGATCTTTTTACGAAAAAAAATACAGAGTGGAATATTTCTCTTTATTTAGATGAAATATTTTTTGATGGTTTGTATTATTATTTTCCTGACTATGAATTTAAAAAGTGCGATAGAAAAGTTTATATTGAATTATTTCATCCTTGGCATAAGAAAGCTTTAATCCAAAGAATTCACAGTTTAGAAAAAAATAATCAGTCCAATCTTATGCTTGGCGTGGTTAAATCCC